In the Calonectris borealis chromosome 11, bCalBor7.hap1.2, whole genome shotgun sequence genome, one interval contains:
- the FOXB1 gene encoding forkhead box protein B1 → MPRPGRNTYSDQKPPYSYISLTAMAIQSSPEKMLPLSEIYKFIMDRFPYYRENTQRWQNSLRHNLSFNDCFIKIPRRPDQPGKGSFWALHPSCGDMFENGSFLRRRKRFKVVKSDHLAPSKPADAAQYLQQQAKLRLSALAATGTHLPQMSTYNLGVSQPSSFKHPFAIENIIAREYKMPGGLAFSTMQPMPAAYPLPNQLTTVGSSIGTGWPHMYSSGMIDTATPISMASSEYGAYGVPIKPLCHGGQTLPAIPVPIKPTPAAVPALPALPAPIPTILSNSPPSLSPTSSQTATSQSSPATPSETLTNPAPALHSVAVH, encoded by the coding sequence ATGCCTCGCCCGGGCAGAAACACTTACAGTGATCAGAAGCCTCCCTATTCCTACATCTCGCTGACCGCCATGGCGATCCAGAGCTCCCCGGAGAAGATGCTGCCCCTGAGCGAGATCTACAAGTTCATCATGGACCGCTTCCCCTACTACCGGGAGAACACGCAGCGCTGGCAGAACTCCCTTCGCCATAACCTCTCCTTCAACGACTGCTTCATCAAGATCCCGCGCCGCCCCGACCAGCCGGGCAAGGGCAGCTTCTGGGCGCTGCACCCCAGCTGCGGGGACATGTTCGAGAACGGCAGCTTCCTGCGCCGCCGCAAGCGCTTCAAGGTGGTCAAGTCGGACCACCTGGCCCCCAGCAAGCCGGCGGACGCGGCGCAGTACCTGCAGCAGCAGGCGAAGCTGCGGCTCAGCGCCCTAGCGGCCACCGGCACCCACCTGCCCCAGATGTCCACGTACAACCTCGGCGTGTCCCAGCCCTCCAGCTTCAAGCACCCCTTCGCCATCGAGAACATCATCGCCAGAGAGTACAAGATGCCCGGGGGCCTCGCCTTTTCCACGATGCAGCCCATGCCGGCCGCCTACCCCCTCCCCAACCAGTTGACTACGGTGGGCAGCTCCATTGGCACGGGCTGGCCCCACATGTACAGCTCCGGCATGATCGACACCGCCACCCCCATCTCCATGGCCAGCAGCGAGTACGGCGCCTATGGCGTGCCCATTAAACCGCTCTGCCATGGGGGGCAGACTTTGCCggccatccccgtccccatcaaGCCTACCCCCGCCGCGgtgccggccctgcccgccctgcccgcgcccaTCCCCACCATCCTCTCGAACTCGCCGCCCTCCCTCAGCCCCACGTCTTCGCAGACGGCCACCAGCCAAAGCAGCCCGGCCACCCCCAGCGAGACTCTCACCAACCCGGCGCCCGCCCTGCACTCCGTGGCGGTGCACTGA